A region of the Scylla paramamosain isolate STU-SP2022 chromosome 24, ASM3559412v1, whole genome shotgun sequence genome:
TGGTAATGTAATGCCTTATGCTTTGAGATTGAATTGATCTGAAGGCTAGTTGTGGAAGGAAGTAGGTAGGGATAAAATGCACAAGAGGACAGTCAAGGCACATGATTCAGACTCCTTACCAATACAGCCATGAGTGATCCCCAGGACCCAAGTGTATGTTTGCTGGAAAGTGCATTCCTGGGCCTTCTGTGGagtcttgacacacacacacacacacacacacacacacacacacacacacacacacacacacacacacacacacacacacacacaccaaaaaaaagaagaagaagaagaatctggATAAGAGTGGTCTTTGTAAGAGGCATTCCTGACATATGGAAAAGTTGTATACTAGTGCACACAGAGACAAGATAGTATGTTTGAACATGGCTCTTTTCCTGTCACTTATAgaaaatacattctctctctctctctctctctctctctctctctctctctctctctctctctctctctctctctctctctctctctctctctctctctctctctctctctctctctctctctctctctctctctctcaatttttcacacacacacacacacacacacacacacacacacacacacacacacacacacacacacacacacacacacacacacacacaaatcaggCTTATAAGTGTTGATTGTCATTGAAGCAGTAGTTAATTCTCAGTGTGAAAGTGaagttctttctctttgtttctacTTGTCACATCAACACTGATGGCAAGGGTAAAAGCAGGATATAGTGGAGGCATCTGAGTCATGCAGTGAACCATCAATGACATTTACTCTCAGCTTTGCTGATATGATAAAATTTTATCTCtggagtcaaaaaaaaaaaaaaaaaaaaagttaaagccTGTACAGTATTAAATTTAACATTCCTTTGAATCAAGGATGATCTTATGAAATCCCCATTTTAACAAGTAAGCTTAAATCTAAATGATGAGTTTATGAATTGAATATACtatttgctcttttctttttaatttcctagGCCTTCCACCTAATCCTGTGTTAATTGAAGCTACTTGACTCCAAGTGTGGTTTCTGGTCGTCTCACGGCAGTTCCAGCCTAACCCTTTGCCACCAACTTCATCCAAGTTACTGAGGTAACCAgtgcccctcccccacccccatgCTCCTTGTTCTAGCATGATGTCTTGTCTGGAGTTGGTCAGAATACAAAGATGCAGGCTAATTCTAATATCTACTGTATACGCTGTTTTAGTTTTTGAAGATGTAGGAAAACCACTGTAGAATGTGGAACACTGAAGAACCACTGTTTGTTGTGACCTTAGAATTATATTTTTGCAAGGATTATAACTTTTGATTCTCACACCTAATAACTGCTACAGAAACCTCATCTGTTGTGACTTACCTTTCAAATGTTTTTTCACAAGTATTTATGAATTTTGTTCTGTCTATAAGACATTACATGGAATACTTTAGTTTATCAATGGTCCTAATTTGACAAATTTTGCAACAGGTGGTCCACTATCTGATACAGGATCACCAGACATGTCGGTGCTAAACATAAGTGAGGACATGGTGGAGTGCCCCCTTTGTATGGAGCCTCTGGAGATGGACGACTTGAATTTCTTCCCCTGCACGTGTGGCTACCAAATATGTCGATTCTGCTGGCATCGGATTAGGACAGATGAAAACGGCCTCTGTCCAGCTTGTCGGAAGGCTTACCCGGAGAACCCTGCAGACTTCAAGCCTTTATCGCACGAAGAGTATGTGTTCCTTGCCTTTTTGTTTACTGACTTTTGTTGTTCTCATGTAAAATTAAGATACCATCTGCTTGATGTTATTGACACAGtttcagattaggttaggtttagtttgcaGTAGTAGGTCATTTAGTTTTGCATAGTATCCATCTGTGTCTttgatgagagagggagggattgaATTTTTGTCGAGTTGAAATGACAGATGATACTAAGTGTGTGTAACAGTCGTGACTGTAATGTACCTCCGATTTTTTCTCTTAAGTTGAAATGTCAGTTGATACTAAGTGTGTGTAACAGTCATGATTGTAATATACCTCCACATCTCAGCCTTCAGCGGATAAAGCAAGAAAAACGGCAGAAGGATGCGCAGCGTAAACAGAAGGTGACGGAGAACCGGAAGCATCTGGCCAATGTGCGAGTAGTTCAAAAGAATCTTGTGTTTGTGGTCGGCCTGTCAGCGCGGTTAGCTGATGCTGAGGTAAGATTTGCACTGCTTGTTCTTGCAGGAACCAGCCTTGTTCTATATTACCAGACATGACAATGGGATGTTCTGTCTTCTCATGCTGAGATATCAAGTGCCTCTTGCAATTCAGTACTGAGAACTTGTTGTAATGGTCGGATTTCCAGTCATGACAGAAGGGCAAATGATAACACAGGCTATTAGAGTAAAACTGTAACTTCCTATGttgtaaaggaaaaataactttTCTCGTTATTTTCAGACTTTAAAAAAGCAGGACTACTTTGGAAAATTTGGGAAAATACACAAAGTGGTAATAAATCACAGCACCAGCTATGCTGGATCTCAGGTAAGTGTAGGTATTCTTTGTTGTTCAGATGGTGAAAATATAGTTGTAATTTCTTGAGGCTTATGAAATTCTTCCCATATGTCTTGTGAAAATCTGTAGCTATTGAAGAATGCATATATTTATCCCTAGTTTGGTAGTGACAATATGACATTTGGTATTTGAGCAACCCAAGATCATATGTATTAACAGTAATGTAATTGTGTGTActtaaaataaaattttcagTTTCATTTGATGTCTCATGTCTTTCAAAATagtgttttattaatttctcatGCTGTCTTTATAGCCCTCCTAGTATATGAAGCCCACTTGggcattgtgtgtgtttttttttttttttttttttttaagcttagaAAAGCAAATACACACTAATTCAGATTAAGTCAGAATTACTTAGTAGCTGATACATGAGACGGTATTGTTTGTTAGGCCTGATCTGCCGTTGGTCCCAGTGGAAGATTCTTCAAAATATATATCGCTTAAATTGACTTATTACTTAAGAAGTTCAACACCTAAATGGGCGTAATACTTCAAAAGTACAACACTTACATGGACTTGATACATCAGAGCAACTAAAGTATATTTGTCTCAATTTTTGCTACTGGAAAATATAAATTGTAAAATATGTAGGTGCTTTTTATGCCAGGTTGACACTGAGCATGTTTTGATGGACACCTTTTTGCAGGGGCCGAGTGCATCAGCATATGTGACTTACCAGCGGGCAGAGGACACCTTGAGAGCCATCCAGGCGGTAAACAACATCCATGTTGATGGCCGGACCTTGAAAGCCTCTCTGGGTACCACTAAATATTGCTCCCATTTTATGAAGAACCAGCCGTGTCCTAAGCCAGACTGCATGTACCTTCATGAATTAGGTAAAgtacttaacattttttttacatttatatacCGATCCTTGAGTGTTTAATGGCATCATGTCTGTGTAAAAAGTTTGGCTGCCATCTTCATCTGTACGTGACATCAGTCATGTACATCATTCATGTACATCAGTCATGTATGATTCATAAGTGCTTTCTCAAGctcttcattcttccatctTGAAAGAAATTATGGAATCGGAGAGCCTGAATGTATGTGGTTGTAACCAGCATAGAAAGAATTGTATACCAATAAAAGTATGTGAGAAAGCTCTGCTCTCAGTGAATGATTTTGGCTTTTTTGCCAAAATATCTATTTCTTGCAAAAACAGTCTTGGTGATGTCAGGCACTCAGTTGCTTATCTCTGTGACTCATCCAATTTTGTTGAGATTGTGACAGCCACAGTGATTGACctcaggtggaggtggaggcaatTTTTAATGGTCTCAGTCACAACTTTACATTGAAAATAGTTCCAAAGGCAGTTTTTCTTTAAGTTAATTTTTTAAGAAAATCTATTTTCTGAATGAAGCCATCCTCAAATTAAAGTGAGTGATACTGAGCTTTTGTGATTAGGCTGTGATTCTGTGCTTTAATGCAGTGAGCTTTGTTATTGATCTTACAAAATCATGGTAGCTCAGTCTGCTAAAGGATGGCATAATGTCAAGCATCTGCATGGAGGCTATGTTTTTTGGGATCAAGAAACTTCCTCAATAGCTGAACCATCGTGAAGACACACCCAGACTATGACTGGTCTCCCTTGTAGAGAATATAAGTTTATAGTTGCATATTTCAGTTTGCCAGCTTTGTTGctgatgatgtggtggtgtttatGGATATTTCAGTTTGCCAGCTTTGTTGCTGATAGTTTGGTAGTGTTTCTACACAAAGAAACACCATAGCCCCAGATCAGTGGGGCAGAGATGTTCTGTAGTGCACTTGTGGTGACTATTAAATGTTTTGAATTAAGTGAATACAGAAGTTTTGAGGTCTTGGGTGTGAGTGGATggacctgcaccaccaccgccaccaccaacgcTGTTCTCCTCCGCAACCTAACTGGTAACGTGCCTCAAGAACTCATTCCTCTTGTATGTATTGCAACACCTCATAATTGTTAAACCCAGACACTTCAGTATAGGGAATGTAGAGGCAAAAGAAAATgcacaaataacaaaaatgaacTCTTGTAAATATGGAATCAGCCTCTCAAAGCAATGAAAATCAAGGCAAGATGCAAATGTTGCCAATGAATTAACATGgtgtcattaattattattcCTTGGTCTTAATGTAATTCTCATcctttcattaatatatttatttcttgcagGAGATGAATCGGCTAGTTTTACTAAAGAGGAAATGCAGCAAGGGAAACATCAGGAGTTTGAAAAGAAGCTTCAGGACTTATACTTAGGAAGTTCAGCGAATTCgacaaatgaaaagaataagtaaGTAGCATGAGGGATGTAGAGAAGGACAAGGGTTGTTTTCATTTCCGTAAAATCTGTTCTACAATGTATGATACTGTATCTCATATAAACTGGTGGAGTTTGCTCCTCCTGGGTCAGTAAGAAGAAGGGCATAGCTGCTCAGTGGTTGTTGAGTGGCTGATGGTGGCTGGTGATTGGATGACAAAACCAAGAAAAGCTTCTCAGAATCCAGTGGGAAGGGGTCATTTGACACCACCTTACTATTTCACTAGTATTTCCTTAAATACAGTTGTAAACTTCATGTAAAGCACcacaatatcaccatcaatttATCTACTAAGGCTAGATAAAAGAATCAGCTGGCATATTATAACATAGAAGGAAATCAAAGTGTTTGCCAAACTGATACCTCGAACACAGGTTACCACATGAGGATTAGTGGCCTATCCTTGACATTTCAATCccacttttcctcatctttctcctgtccacatgtgtgtgtgtgtgtgttcaaatcAAGTTGTGGAAGGGTGAGAGGTGAGGATGTTGGGAGAAGGATCGCCAGGCAGAGAAGACAGTCTTAATAGTTGTGAGGAATGGTGTCTGaatagaagtgaaggaagttgTTTTTGCTATGGTGAGAAACTACATGGCTGATGGATGAATAATAAATGGCATGTTTTTCTTAATGCTTAAAACCAAAACTTTGCATTGAAACTATTAAAATGAGAGGTGATGATTACCTTACCCACACCTTGGTTGGTAAAATCAATCTAAACTAACACTGTGCTGCCTACTTTCCACCAATCAATCTCAAGTTTTGAAGGACAGGATATGCCCTGCCTCTACACTCTTGCAGGGAAGCTTCCCTCTGCCAGTTTATATAAGTTTAAGTTTAAATGGTGCACACGTACACATACAGTATATCTTTTTAGTATCATTTATTACATTTTGGAGAGAATTTGTGGATTGCTAAATAACATTATTCTGTAGTTCTTTCTCTCAGTTATGCTATCTCACTGTAAAGTCTTCTTTGAAAATGGTATACAGACTCAAATTCTATAATTTATTGCCATCAACATTTAAGTGTCCAGCTTATGAACTATTTAAGGTTTGGCCAATCCTACCAAAAGTTTTGTTGACAAAGTGCTACTTGTAAAATATCtttgatatatattttgtaaTAATTATGTGAATTTTGATTATTTATTGATATACAtgtggaggtgagagaaagCACATGCTGTTGCCTTTCTCAGAGAGTGTACAGACTTAGCAGTGTTTACAGTATCCTCTTGAGTTTTACACTTACTTTCTTCCAAAGGCATAGCACTAAACTTGAGGATCACAAAAGTTAGGGTATTGATAACACTGAAAAATGCTTATTTACACAGACCCCATAGCAAAaaactgtgtgagtgtgtgtactgTCCTTTCATCCAGCGTGTTGTAGCAGTGCAGTTCTGCCACATCTAGAAttgtgagtgcgtgtgtatTGTCCTCACATTTGATGTGACACAGTGATGCAGCGGTGCAGTGCTGCCACATTTagaaatgtgtgagtgtgtgcattTTGTCCTTTCATTTGGTGTGGCACAGCAGTGTGGCAATGCCACATTTAgaactgtgtgagtgtgtgcttcATCTTCACATCTAGCATGACGTAGCAGTATGGTGCTGCCACATCTAGAACTATCAGTCTGTGTGTCTTGTCCTTATATCTGGCATGATGCAGCAGTGTGGCAGTGCAGTTCTGCCACTTATAGAAcagtgtgactgtgtgtgttttgtcctcatctCTGGCATAATGCAGTGATTCAGTGGTGAGGCACTGCCACATTTTAaattttgtgagtgtgtgttttgtcctcacatgtGTTATGATGCAGTGGTGCAGTAGTGCAGTGCTGCTACATCTAGAGCTGTGTGactgttttgtcctcacatctggtgtgaAACAGGTAACTGCAGCAGTGTGGCACATCTAGAACTCTGTCTGCTTTGTGTCCTCACatttggtgtggtgtggtgtggcatgTAGCACCACCGCTGTATGATACAGTGCTATGCAGTGGATGTGACAGTGCCACAGTAGATGTTtctcatttgtttgtgtgtgttttcccagTATGGTATCACCATCACAGTATAGTGTGACACcagcctttctctcccccccccacacacacacacacacacacttgcatgcAAGCTGTCATGACTACTGTTTAAGCAGCGTGTGTAATGCCAGTGGTAGGAAGGAGTGATCCATATGTGACAAAATGCAAAATTTTAGCAGATAATGTGTGAAAGTCAGGACAGTAAGAATGTAGAACTCAGCTCAAAACTCTTGATCACAAAACTTGGATAGCACAAAACTAGGGAGGACACTGTATACCCTGGACACTCTCTGAAGAAAATAGTAGCTGAAATGTAAGAATATAGTAGATTTCTACGtaatcttgtggttcttttcacCATCACTTTCACTTTCATACTTGCTCAACATTATTACCTACATTGTAATCATGTGCCTCTGTTGTGTTCCCAGTACTCCTGCACCACCAACTCAAGCCAACAGCTCAGGAAGTGGAAGTTCCAGTAAAAAAGGCTCATCAGGAGGGGGTAAGGAGAACAGTGCCCCCAAAACGCTACAGGATACCCACACCTCGGCTCCAAGCACGGGAGAGGCCTGGCCTTGCCTAGCGACTGccacaaaggaagggaaaaagtctAAATCCAGCAGAGCAGACAGAAGCAATGGCTCAGCAAGACACACCCCAACAGacgaacataataataataacaatagtaataataataataataataacaacaacatcgtCAGTAAAAGGTAAATTTCATAATGTCAAATAGTATTGTAATTATACATATACTGAAACTGATTTGTgatttatttatgatttatgatttatttatgatttatgatatttagtagtaatagtaattataaaaATGAttacaatattactactactactattttatactgtactattctttttatcagatagatctatatatataaatgtagaATATTCTTCTGCCacatatccttcctttgcaacaGGGTTGTCAAACTCAATCTGATCTTAAGTGACCTGTGAGGTGATGTGATTTTTCAActtgatacaataattattagtTGAGGAAGTTACTAAACTgctatggtgaaacataacagTTTGGTTATGTGCTTTGAATGGGAGTGATATGGGTTGTTTTGTGGCTGGTTGTGACTTTTTTTGCTGTCATATAGTTCTTGTCTGGCCGTATGTGATATGCACTGTGATATAGGTTTCTGTGGTATGATTGTGGATTATGGATTGCTTTGTGGCTTCAGTGATGTAAGTGATCTGTAGTGTGGTAGGGAGTGATGGATTTTAGAGTGACTAGGTGTGGTGTAGGCTGTTACATGGCTGGTGTGATGTGTGACATGTGGCTTTGTATCCACTGTGTGGCAAGAtgctgtgtggtgtggttgGGTGGGATGTGTGGCATGGTGTGGAGGGTGAGATATGGGTTGTAATGTGGCTAGGTGTAATGTTAGGTGTGGTGTGACTCAGTGTGATATAGGTTGTTGTGTGGCTAGTTGTGGTGTATAGTGTGATGTAACTGTGTAGTGTGAGTGGGTGTGATATGAATTGTATGGCTGGATGTGATGTTTGGTGTGATGTGGTTTTGTATGGTGTGGCTGAATTTGTTGTAATTGGTTTTGTGTTCATTAAGCAAGACAAATTTTACATATACAAGATCAGGCAAAAccaaatatgtttttggtaaaccAGCATGACCATCAAAATAAGTTATAAACTTCACTCTTGTCACTGTATAATTACAAAATGTTTGATGGCTCTTGAGACTATAACCAAGTGCATAATTGGTCCTTGAAATTATTGGAGTTTGACACCCACTTTTGAATTTCTTACTTATGTCTTTGAAGACTTAACAGGCTTTATTATTGATGTGGTCTTAACAGATATCTGATCCTAagctgggagaggaaggtggCCTTTGTTTTGGGTTCTAACTCGAAAATGTGCTCTTGTGACTCAAGGCATTTAGTCCATTGGTCCTTCCATTTGCTGGAAACCTTTGTGGAGGTTATGGAATGGTCACTAGGTCCACCACTTTGCTCTGTATTATGTCTTCCCAGCTGTTAAAATTATGATCCCTTCAGCAGCATCTTTAGTTTAGGAAACAGCCAGATATCACAAGATACTGGATCTGGAGAGTAGTGAGCCAGGCCAACCTGGGCAATTTGGTGCTTGGGTAAGAAAACTTGATCAGGTGCAAAGAATGAGCTAGGGCATTGTCATGAGGCAGCTGCCAGTTGCCTGACTTCCTTAGGTCTGGTTGTGGTTCATTCTTGACACCTGATCTAGGTTTTCTTGGCCAAGTACTGACTTCCTCAGGTTAGCTAGGTCTTCAATTTCCGATGGCTTCCGATTTCACACTGTTCCCTGAATTATAGATGTCATTGAAAGTATCCCAATGTGAGAACCAAGGAAACTTGCAGAATGCAGTTGTGCATCTGGTTGCCATTTCAGTACAGAACTTCCAGAAATGTTTACTGCAGTTAGAATCCAAAGATTAAGCCACTTGTGCCTTGGCTTAAGGTGATATcagaaacattaaaaacactttattGTCGTTTAATTTAGATAGTGTCACTTATTTTGAAAATTGTTATTTCAGagggagtaaagagagagaaagatcaggcaacacaagcagcagcagcagtagtagtaatatcagcaCAAAtggtatcagcagcagcagcagcagcagtagcagtaatgggCTAGGGGTTGACATGATGAGTCACAGTGTTAGTCCTGTGGCCACTTCTTCACCATCTTCAGGCCAAGAAAGCTGCACGTCCTCTGcctccaccactcctcctccatcatttgaTGGCGCcgttatctcttcctctcctccatgttCCTCTCCTGTGCCAGTGTCATGTGTGCAGGGGCTGTGCCAAGACGAGTCCTCTCCCTTGcccactcctccttcctccctctcctcttcctcagaaCCTTCTTCCTCGCTCTCCTTACCACAGCAGTTTTCCCGTTCAGCTGCTGCTGTTTCCCTATTctcagacaacaacaacagtttttTCTCCTCTGGGCCGGCGCTTCCTCTTCAGCGAacatcacctccccttcctccagccTCTACCTCTCCTCAtcagcagccgcagcagcaacagccacagcagcagcagcaacaacagcaacaacagcaacaacaacagcagcagccaaAGCAGCCaaatcaacagcagcagcaacaaaatcaacagcaaccacagcagcaacagcaacagacacCACAGCAACCATCCCAACCATCACTACACAGCAATCCTGTCAGCAGCAGCCACCAGCACACTCGTGGGAGTACGCCAGGTGAGACAGGAACACTTATGTGGGAAGGATTATTTACTTAACCTTTAATGTTGGCAATTGGAAATGCCTGGTTTAAGAAGAATGGTACATATATTTGGGTGAGAGATGAAGAGATTGTTGATAAAGCAATAAGGGATTACTTGGATGTATCTAGGAATGTAGAAGGAGAATTGTTTGATGTGATAGTgttgagagaggaaggtggaggtatACCTGACTGTCATCTGGTGGATATAAAGTTaagaatagatagaaagatggtGAATCATTCTTGATATACCTCTGCTGATGATGAGAACCATGTGATtaagtattttctctcttttctttacagaTTGGAGCAACAAGCCATCAGAAGTCTTTGATATGGACAGTGTATTTCCCTCTCAGAGTCACACGAATGGTACTTGGAACAGTATATTTGATTTTGAAAAAAGTG
Encoded here:
- the LOC135112837 gene encoding putative uncharacterized protein DDB_G0291608 isoform X2 — encoded protein: MSSMSAGRPKSGPLSDTGSPDMSVLNISEDMVECPLCMEPLEMDDLNFFPCTCGYQICRFCWHRIRTDENGLCPACRKAYPENPADFKPLSHEDLQRIKQEKRQKDAQRKQKVTENRKHLANVRVVQKNLVFVVGLSARLADAETLKKQDYFGKFGKIHKVVINHSTSYAGSQGPSASAYVTYQRAEDTLRAIQAVNNIHVDGRTLKASLGTTKYCSHFMKNQPCPKPDCMYLHELGDESASFTKEEMQQGKHQEFEKKLQDLYLGSSANSTNEKNNTPAPPTQANSSGSGSSSKKGSSGGGKENSAPKTLQDTHTSAPSTGEAWPCLATATKEGKKSKSSRADRSNGSARHTPTDEHNNNNNSNNNNNNNNNIVSKRGSKERERSGNTSSSSSSSNISTNGISSSSSSSSSNGLGVDMMSHSVSPVATSSPSSGQESCTSSASTTPPPSFDGAVISSSPPCSSPVPVSCVQGLCQDESSPLPTPPSSLSSSSEPSSSLSLPQQFSRSAAAVSLFSDNNNSFFSSGPALPLQRTSPPLPPASTSPHQQPQQQQPQQQQQQQQQQQQQQQQPKQPNQQQQQQNQQQPQQQQQQTPQQPSQPSLHSNPVSSSHQHTRGSTPDWSNKPSEVFDMDSVFPSQSHTNGTWNSIFDFEKSEDLPLSSNFVDDELGFDPFEETNKALAEDIKIEQKQQQLRNQHQISQHHHHHHHHHHHHSQLQSQHQQHQQQPLRTGTKSLMDYSSSGQSRPRLPPPGFNGLSSFNSYGMPRQSQPEPSKLLPPFLSGLPSNPSLGTPGIGSGPSVPSPMNGMVGSSGLGVPPGLGGNLLGSNNSGGLGSGGLPQHLLTPASLLSLDTPLSASQGPPGIGLPKGDAFLLKDLENGLRSILPTISSVSTMNTLNTVNTLNSLAGGANNQTSQNNPLTNFLNMAHQHQQQQQQQQQQQQQQQQQQQQQQQQQQQHPSQQSLLHQLTMSSLANSHKGWSNTGAPDLTVLDPAIVSSGQLTDSRSDSPPHWMKTMEQLTEAGPHPLWNNLIPYNLTSSGLPTGLGPHTGQSGPAAPTQRSVAPMWPPTSPPPGFNSLSPLHHPKQHEPHKIENL
- the LOC135112837 gene encoding alpha-protein kinase 1-like isoform X6, producing MSSMSAGRPKSGPLSDTGSPDMSVLNISEDMVECPLCMEPLEMDDLNFFPCTCGYQICRFCWHRIRTDENGLCPACRKAYPENPADFKPLSHEDLQRIKQEKRQKDAQRKQKVTENRKHLANVRVVQKNLVFVVGLSARLADAETLKKQDYFGKFGKIHKVVINHSTSYAGSQGPSASAYVTYQRAEDTLRAIQAVNNIHVDGRTLKASLGTTKYCSHFMKNQPCPKPDCMYLHELGDESASFTKEEMQQGKHQEFEKKLQDLYLGSSANSTNEKNNTPAPPTQANSSGSGSSSKKGSSGGGKENSAPKTLQDTHTSAPSTGEAWPCLATATKEGKKSKSSRADRSNGSARHTPTDEHNNNNNSNNNNNNNNNIVSKRGSKERERSGNTSSSSSSSNISTNGISSSSSSSSSNGLGVDMMSHSVSPVATSSPSSGQESCTSSASTTPPPSFDGAVISSSPPCSSPVPVSCVQGLCQDESSPLPTPPSSLSSSSEPSSSLSLPQQFSRSAAAVSLFSDNNNSFFSSGPALPLQRTSPPLPPASTSPHQQPQQQQPQQQQQQQQQQQQQQQQPKQPNQQQQQQNQQQPQQQQQQTPQQPSQPSLHSNPVSSSHQHTRGSTPDWSNKPSEVFDMDSVFPSQSHTNGTWNSIFDFEKSEDLPLSSNFVDDELGFDPFEETNKALAEDIKIEQKQQQLRNQHQISQHHHHHHHHHHHHSQLQSQHQQHQQQPLRTGTKSLMDYSSSGQSRPRLPPPGFNGLSSFNSYGMPRQSQPEPSKLLPPFLSGLPSNPSLGTPGIGSGPSVPSPMNGMVGSSGLGVPPGLGGNLLGSNNSGGLGSGGLPQHLLTPASLLSLDTPLSASQGPPGIGLPKGDAFLLKDLENGLRSILPTISSVSTMNTLNTVNTLNSLAGGANNQTSQNNPLTNFLNMAHQHQQQQQQQQQQQQQQQQQQQQQQQQQQQHPSQQSLLHQLTMSSLANSHKGWSNTGAPDLTVLDPAIVSSGQLTDSRSDSPPHWMKTMEQLTEASRVLRLPHSAPWLPCGPQPLHHQASTPSPLYTTPNSTNHTRSRVSAE
- the LOC135112837 gene encoding alpha-protein kinase 1-like isoform X3; this translates as MSSMSAGRPKSGPLSDTGSPDMSVLNISEDMVECPLCMEPLEMDDLNFFPCTCGYQICRFCWHRIRTDENGLCPACRKAYPENPADFKPLSHEDLQRIKQEKRQKDAQRKQKVTENRKHLANVRVVQKNLVFVVGLSARLADAETLKKQDYFGKFGKIHKVVINHSTSYAGSQGPSASAYVTYQRAEDTLRAIQAVNNIHVDGRTLKASLGTTKYCSHFMKNQPCPKPDCMYLHELGDESASFTKEEMQQGKHQEFEKKLQDLYLGSSANSTNEKNNTPAPPTQANSSGSGSSSKKGSSGGGKENSAPKTLQDTHTSAPSTGEAWPCLATATKEGKKSKSSRADRSNGSARHTPTDEHNNNNNSNNNNNNNNNIVSKRGSKERERSGNTSSSSSSSNISTNGISSSSSSSSSNGLGVDMMSHSVSPVATSSPSSGQESCTSSASTTPPPSFDGAVISSSPPCSSPVPVSCVQGLCQDESSPLPTPPSSLSSSSEPSSSLSLPQQFSRSAAAVSLFSDNNNSFFSSGPALPLQRTSPPLPPASTSPHQQPQQQQPQQQQQQQQQQQQQQQQPKQPNQQQQQQNQQQPQQQQQQTPQQPSQPSLHSNPVSSSHQHTRGSTPDWSNKPSEVFDMDSVFPSQSHTNGTWNSIFDFEKSEDLPLSSNFVDDELGFDPFEETNKALAEDIKIEQKQQQLRNQHQISQHHHHHHHHHHHHSQLQSQHQQHQQQPLRTGTKSLMDYSSSGQSRPRLPPPGFNGLSSFNSYGMPRQSQPEPSKLLPPFLSGLPSNPSLGTPGIGSGPSVPSPMNGMVGSSGLGVPPGLGGNLLGSNNSGGLGSGGLPQHLLTPASLLSLDTPLSASQGPPGIGLPKGDAFLLKDLENGLRSILPTISSVSTMNTLNTVNTLNSLAGGANNQTSQNNPLTNFLNMAHQHQQQQQQQQQQQQQQQQQQQQQQQQQQQHPSQQSLLHQLTMSSLANSHKGWSNTGAPDLTVLDPAIVSSGQLTDSRSDSPPHWMKTMEQLTEASRVLRLPHSAPWLPCGPQPLHHQASTPSPLYTTPNSTNHTRSRISNGSKWTDFYCV
- the LOC135112837 gene encoding putative uncharacterized protein DDB_G0291608 isoform X1, producing MSSMSAGRPKSGPLSDTGSPDMSVLNISEDMVECPLCMEPLEMDDLNFFPCTCGYQICRFCWHRIRTDENGLCPACRKAYPENPADFKPLSHEDLQRIKQEKRQKDAQRKQKVTENRKHLANVRVVQKNLVFVVGLSARLADAETLKKQDYFGKFGKIHKVVINHSTSYAGSQGPSASAYVTYQRAEDTLRAIQAVNNIHVDGRTLKASLGTTKYCSHFMKNQPCPKPDCMYLHELGDESASFTKEEMQQGKHQEFEKKLQDLYLGSSANSTNEKNNTPAPPTQANSSGSGSSSKKGSSGGGKENSAPKTLQDTHTSAPSTGEAWPCLATATKEGKKSKSSRADRSNGSARHTPTDEHNNNNNSNNNNNNNNNIVSKRGSKERERSGNTSSSSSSSNISTNGISSSSSSSSSNGLGVDMMSHSVSPVATSSPSSGQESCTSSASTTPPPSFDGAVISSSPPCSSPVPVSCVQGLCQDESSPLPTPPSSLSSSSEPSSSLSLPQQFSRSAAAVSLFSDNNNSFFSSGPALPLQRTSPPLPPASTSPHQQPQQQQPQQQQQQQQQQQQQQQQPKQPNQQQQQQNQQQPQQQQQQTPQQPSQPSLHSNPVSSSHQHTRGSTPDWSNKPSEVFDMDSVFPSQSHTNGTWNSIFDFEKSEDLPLSSNFVDDELGFDPFEETNKALAEDIKIEQKQQQLRNQHQISQHHHHHHHHHHHHSQLQSQHQQHQQQPLRTGTKSLMDYSSSGQSRPRLPPPGFNGLSSFNSYGMPRQSQPEPSKLLPPFLSGLPSNPSLGTPGIGSGPSVPSPMNGMVGSSGLGVPPGLGGNLLGSNNSGGLGSGGLPQHLLTPASLLSLDTPLSASQGPPGIGLPKGDAFLLKDLENGLRSILPTISSVSTMNTLNTVNTLNSLAGGANNQTSQNNPLTNFLNMAHQHQQQQQQQQQQQQQQQQQQQQQQQQQQQHPSQQSLLHQLTMSSLANSHKGWSNTGAPDLTVLDPAIVSSGQLTDSRSDSPPHWMKTMEQLTEAGPHPLWNNLIPYNLTSSGLPTGLGPHTGQSGPAAPTQRSVAPMWPPTSPPPGFNSLSPLHHPKQHEPHKIESKC